Proteins from a single region of Phyllopteryx taeniolatus isolate TA_2022b chromosome 10, UOR_Ptae_1.2, whole genome shotgun sequence:
- the LOC133484751 gene encoding uncharacterized protein LOC133484751 isoform X3: MRATAELMVLLFTVSQAPVTSIHLVSKCLSQGLQLVSCSSKGGDNLQYWWNLNQKPLEHTDLISGHVQENNITLKKHVSGQLVCSIRNNVSKIQKEVSLSCVFINCTSNGTLITQWLPEISKTLCDNPTSGSKTPQSKNYLPIMSGILSALVILLMIGLVIVFMQKKKKSDRKDEEELVYADVRIVDQPRRSIKVREEVEVEYGQVKFSEQPCRTVAMKDDGTVYAQVRRDRTWESSHPYIEDRRHLCSTNSGPDQY, from the exons ATGAGAGCTACAGCTGAACTCATGGTATTGCTCTTCACAGTTTCGCAAG CTCCTGTGACCTCCATCCATCTAGTCTCGAAGTGTCTGTCCCAAGGACTGCAGCTGGTGTCTTGCTCCTCCAAGGGAGGGGACAATCTTCAATACTGGTGGAACCTAAACCAAAAACCACTGGAGCACACTGACCTCATCTCTGGACATGTTCAGGAAAACAACATCACCCTGAAAAAACACGTCTCAGGACAGCTAGTCTGCTCTATTAGAAATAACGTCAGTAAAATCCAGAAAGAAGTTAGTCTATCATGTG TGTTCATTAACTGCACCTCAAATGGGACTCTCATAACTCAGTGGTTGCCTGAAATCAGTAAAACCCTGTGTGACAATCCCACCTCAGGATCCAAGACCCCTCAAAGTAAGAATTATTTGCCTATAATGAGCGGCATTCTCTCAGCATTGGTGATCCTCTTAATGATTGGATTGGTGATTGTCTTCatgcagaagaaaaagaaaagcgaTAGAAAAG ATGAAGAGGAATTGGTGTACGCTGACGTCAGGATTGTTGATCAACCGAGGAGGTCAATAAAAGTGAGAGAAGAAGTGGAGGTGGAGTACGGCCAAGTGAAGTTTTCCGAGCAACCTTGTCGAACTGTTGCGATGAAAGATGATGGAACTGTTTATGCCCAAGTCCGCAGAGACAG AACTTGGGAGTCCTCGCATCCATACATAGAGGACCGAAGACACTTATGCAGCACCAATTCTGGGCCCGACCAGTACTGA
- the LOC133484751 gene encoding uncharacterized protein LOC133484751 isoform X1: MRATAELMVLLFTVSQGVGDPCDGRRKGAQCYGPLAQEIVLHLMDKTPLDFTLTKEKKHLLIWRSGQLQTKEPERFSFTPNDGMMKIENLIKNDTGNYTLFIYNQTGFELENRRLQLFVEAPVTSIHLVSKCLSQGLQLVSCSSKGGDNLQYWWNLNQKPLEHTDLISGHVQENNITLKKHVSGQLVCSIRNNVSKIQKEVSLSCVFINCTSNGTLITQWLPEISKTLCDNPTSGSKTPQSKNYLPIMSGILSALVILLMIGLVIVFMQKKKKSDRKDEEELVYADVRIVDQPRRSIKVREEVEVEYGQVKFSEQPCRTVAMKDDGTVYAQVRRDRTWESSHPYIEDRRHLCSTNSGPDQY, encoded by the exons ATGAGAGCTACAGCTGAACTCATGGTATTGCTCTTCACAGTTTCGCAAG GTGTGGGAGACCCCTGTGATGGCAGAAGAAAAGGAGCTCAGTGTTATGGACCGCTGGCTCAAGAAATAGTCCTCCATTTGATGGACAAAACCCCACTTGATTTTACCTtgacgaaagaaaaaaaacatttactgatATGGAGAAGTGGGCAATTGCAGACTAAAGAACCTGAAAGATTTAGCTTCACCCCAAACGATGGAATGATGAAGATTGAAAACCTGATCAAGAATGATACTGGCAATTATACTCTTTTTATCTATAACCAAACCGGATTTGAACTTGAGAATCGGAGACTGCAGTTGTTCGTTGAAG CTCCTGTGACCTCCATCCATCTAGTCTCGAAGTGTCTGTCCCAAGGACTGCAGCTGGTGTCTTGCTCCTCCAAGGGAGGGGACAATCTTCAATACTGGTGGAACCTAAACCAAAAACCACTGGAGCACACTGACCTCATCTCTGGACATGTTCAGGAAAACAACATCACCCTGAAAAAACACGTCTCAGGACAGCTAGTCTGCTCTATTAGAAATAACGTCAGTAAAATCCAGAAAGAAGTTAGTCTATCATGTG TGTTCATTAACTGCACCTCAAATGGGACTCTCATAACTCAGTGGTTGCCTGAAATCAGTAAAACCCTGTGTGACAATCCCACCTCAGGATCCAAGACCCCTCAAAGTAAGAATTATTTGCCTATAATGAGCGGCATTCTCTCAGCATTGGTGATCCTCTTAATGATTGGATTGGTGATTGTCTTCatgcagaagaaaaagaaaagcgaTAGAAAAG ATGAAGAGGAATTGGTGTACGCTGACGTCAGGATTGTTGATCAACCGAGGAGGTCAATAAAAGTGAGAGAAGAAGTGGAGGTGGAGTACGGCCAAGTGAAGTTTTCCGAGCAACCTTGTCGAACTGTTGCGATGAAAGATGATGGAACTGTTTATGCCCAAGTCCGCAGAGACAG AACTTGGGAGTCCTCGCATCCATACATAGAGGACCGAAGACACTTATGCAGCACCAATTCTGGGCCCGACCAGTACTGA
- the LOC133484751 gene encoding uncharacterized protein LOC133484751 isoform X2: protein MRATAELMVLLFTVSQGVGDPCDGRRKGAQCYGPLAQEIVLHLMDKTPLDFTLTKEKKHLLIWRSGQLQTKEPERFSFTPNDGMMKIENLIKNDTGNYTLFIYNQTGFELENRRLQLFVEAPVTSIHLVSKCLSQGLQLVSCSSKGGDNLQYWWNLNQKPLEHTDLISGHVQENNITLKKHVSGQLVCSIRNNVSKIQKEVSLSCVFINCTSNGTLITQWLPEISKTLCDNPTSGSKTPQSKNYLPIMSGILSALVILLMIGLVIVFMQKKKKSDRKDEEELVYADVRIVDQPRRSIKVREEVEVEYGQVKFSEQPCRTVAMKDDGTVYAQVRRDRSWTTCCD, encoded by the exons ATGAGAGCTACAGCTGAACTCATGGTATTGCTCTTCACAGTTTCGCAAG GTGTGGGAGACCCCTGTGATGGCAGAAGAAAAGGAGCTCAGTGTTATGGACCGCTGGCTCAAGAAATAGTCCTCCATTTGATGGACAAAACCCCACTTGATTTTACCTtgacgaaagaaaaaaaacatttactgatATGGAGAAGTGGGCAATTGCAGACTAAAGAACCTGAAAGATTTAGCTTCACCCCAAACGATGGAATGATGAAGATTGAAAACCTGATCAAGAATGATACTGGCAATTATACTCTTTTTATCTATAACCAAACCGGATTTGAACTTGAGAATCGGAGACTGCAGTTGTTCGTTGAAG CTCCTGTGACCTCCATCCATCTAGTCTCGAAGTGTCTGTCCCAAGGACTGCAGCTGGTGTCTTGCTCCTCCAAGGGAGGGGACAATCTTCAATACTGGTGGAACCTAAACCAAAAACCACTGGAGCACACTGACCTCATCTCTGGACATGTTCAGGAAAACAACATCACCCTGAAAAAACACGTCTCAGGACAGCTAGTCTGCTCTATTAGAAATAACGTCAGTAAAATCCAGAAAGAAGTTAGTCTATCATGTG TGTTCATTAACTGCACCTCAAATGGGACTCTCATAACTCAGTGGTTGCCTGAAATCAGTAAAACCCTGTGTGACAATCCCACCTCAGGATCCAAGACCCCTCAAAGTAAGAATTATTTGCCTATAATGAGCGGCATTCTCTCAGCATTGGTGATCCTCTTAATGATTGGATTGGTGATTGTCTTCatgcagaagaaaaagaaaagcgaTAGAAAAG ATGAAGAGGAATTGGTGTACGCTGACGTCAGGATTGTTGATCAACCGAGGAGGTCAATAAAAGTGAGAGAAGAAGTGGAGGTGGAGTACGGCCAAGTGAAGTTTTCCGAGCAACCTTGTCGAACTGTTGCGATGAAAGATGATGGAACTGTTTATGCCCAAGTCCGCAGAGACAG